ACGACGCTGTATTTCGCCAGGTTCATCCGGGTCTGCGGATCGTAGCCCTTGCCCATGTCCCAGATGAAATGGCGCACACCGCCGGCCATGTGGTGCAGCAGCACGAAGGAATAGCCGAACAGCACGAGGCGGCCGAACCAGGAGCCCGCGATCGCCTGCGCCGTGTCGAAGGCGGCGGGGCCCGAGGCCGCGGCGACGAGCCAGGCCGCGATCAGCACCGTGCCGGCATAAAGCGCGACGCCGGTGGCACGATGGGCGATCGACATCGCCATCGTCCAGGACCAGCGATAGATCTGCAGATGCGGCGAGAGCGGACGCGCCGCCTGTTTGACCTCGGCCAAGATCGTTCTCCGTGGGAAACGCCCGGGTACGGGCCTATCCATTTGGGATCATTCTAGAGTGTCTGGCTGTCTATCGAAACCGTTCCGCCGCTGCAATGCGGCATGACGACAGCGCGGTGACAGAATACAGAATCTGTCAGCGGTTACGGAATTGCTAACGCGGCAGCAGGGCCCAGTAGTCGAGATCGAGGATGACGTCGGTGTCGTAGCCCTCGCCCGCCTTCAGCGGATGGTCGGCGCAGGGTCGGTTCTTGGTCGCGACCAGCCGCAGCCGGAGCGCACCGACATCCTCGCGGCCGGGCAGTTCGGCGACTTCCAGCACCTCGCTCCAGGCGAAGACGGTGTCGCCGGCGAAGAGCGGCGCGACATGGCGGCCTCCGTTCAGCGCAGCGATGTGGAAGGCGTTGCCGAGCCCGTTGAAGGACAGTGCCCGTGCGAGGCTGATGACATGGCCGCCATAGATCAGCCGCTTGCCGAAGCGGGTGGAGCGGGCGCCATGCCCGTCGAAATGGACCTTGGCGGTGTTCTGGTAGAGCCGGGTCGCGATCTGGTGCTCGGCTTCCTCCACCGTCATGCCGTCGACATGGTCGATACGCTCGCCCGCGGCGTAATCGCCCCAGCGGAAGGGGCTGCCGGCGAGCGCGTCGTCATAGGCTGCAAGGTCGAGCGGCGGGCAGCCTTCGCCGAGTTCCTCCGGCAGCACCGCCTTGGGAAGTTCCGGCACCTGCTCGGCATGAGCCGGCGTTCCGGGCGTCCGCTTTCGCACCAGCACCCAGCGCGCATAGCTCAGCACGATCTCACCGTGCTGGTTGCGGCCGATCGAGCGGACATAGACGATGCCGGCATCGCCGGCGGAGGTCTGCTTCAGCCCGATCACCTCCGAGGTGGTCGAGAGCGTGTCGCCCGGAAAGACCGGCTTCAGGAAGCGTCCGTCGGCATAGCCGAGATTGGCCACCGCATTGACGGAGACGTCCGGCACCGTCTTACCGAAGACGATGTGGAAGACGAGCAGGTCGTCGACCGGTGCGGTCTGGTAGCCGATCGCCTTGGCGAAGGCGTCCGAGGACTGCACGGCGAAGCGTGGGCCGTAGAGCGCGGTGTAGAGCGAGACGTCGCCGACGGTGACCGTGCGCGGCGTCGCATGGACGATCACGTCGCCGAGGTGGAAGTCCTCAAAGAAGCGCCCGGCGCTGGTCTTCGGGACAGGATGCTGTGTCGATCCGGGCATGATCCGCTCGCTGGCTGCGCGCAATTGTGCGCCGCAACGAGCGGCCGCATCAAGCCCCGGCGGATGCGACGAAGGATGGGTGGTCGGCCGCAAAAGGTCGCCTGCATCCCCAAAACAGAACGCGAGTCATCCCAGACGCAGCGCAGCGGAGATCCGGGATCCATTCCGGAGCATTCTCAGCTGAGGTTCCGGAATGGGTCCCGGACGACCTGCGCTCTTTGGTCTAAGCGTCGGTTCGCCTCAGACGTACTGCCCATGGCAGTGCTTGTACTTCTTGCCCGAGCCGCAGGGGCAGGGCTCGTTGCGGCCGACCTTGCCCCAGCTCGAGGGATCGGCCGGGTTGCGCTCCAGCACCTCGGCATCGGCCTCAAGCGCGGCAAACTGCATCCCGCCGGAGCCATAGCCACCGAAGGGCGGGGGCAGCGTGTCCTGCGGCGGGGCCGCTTCCTCGGGCTGTTCGAAACGGACCTCGATGCGCATCAGATTGCCGGTGACCTGCTCGCGCAGGCGGCCGATCAGCGCGTCGAAGAGCTCGAAGGCCTCCTGCTTGTACTCGTTCAGCGGGTCGCGCTGGGCATAGCCGCGCCAGCCGATGACCTGGCGCAGATGGTCGAGCGTGACCAGATGCTCGCGCCAGAGCGTGTCGAGGGTCTGCAGCAGGACCTGCTTCTCGACATAGACCATGACCTCTTCGGTGTTGCGCTCGATGCGGGCCGCATAGTCCTCATCGGCGATCTTGCGGATGCGCTCGCGCAGCTCGGCATCGGCGATGCCCTCTTCCTTCGCCCAGTCCTCGATCGGCAGGTCGAGGTTGAGGAACTGCATCACGCCTTCCTTGAGGGCGGCGGTGTCCCACTGCTCGGGATAGGCCTCCTCGGGGATGTGGCGCGTCACCAGCTCGTCGGCGACGCCCTGGCGCATGTCGTCGATGGTCTCGCGCACGCTGGCCTGGCGCATGAAGTCGCGGCGCTGCTCGAAGACGACCTTGCGCTGGTCGTTCATGACGTCGTCGTATTTCAGGATGTTCTTGCGGATATCGAAGTTGCGCGCCTCGACCTTCCCTTGTGCCTTCTCGACGGCCTTGTTGATCCAGGGATGGACGATCGCCTCGTCCTCCTTGAGGCCGAGCTTGGTCAGCATGCCGTCCATGCGATCGGAGCCGAAAATCCGCATCAGATCGTCCTGCAGCGACAGGAAGAACTTAGAACGACCGGGGTCGCCCTGCCGGCCGGCGCGGCCACGCAGCTGGTTGTCGATGCGGCGGCTCTCATGGCGCTCGGTGCCGACGATGTAGAGACCACCCGCCTTGAGCACGCGCTGCTTGAAATCGGCGACTTCGGCGCGGATGCGCGTGGCCTGCACCTCGCGCTCGGGCCCGTCCTCC
This portion of the Bosea sp. OAE506 genome encodes:
- the sdhC gene encoding succinate dehydrogenase, cytochrome b556 subunit, whose amino-acid sequence is MAEVKQAARPLSPHLQIYRWSWTMAMSIAHRATGVALYAGTVLIAAWLVAAASGPAAFDTAQAIAGSWFGRLVLFGYSFVLLHHMAGGVRHFIWDMGKGYDPQTRMNLAKYSVVFSGGLTLLVWVVALAVR
- a CDS encoding MaoC family dehydratase, which translates into the protein MPGSTQHPVPKTSAGRFFEDFHLGDVIVHATPRTVTVGDVSLYTALYGPRFAVQSSDAFAKAIGYQTAPVDDLLVFHIVFGKTVPDVSVNAVANLGYADGRFLKPVFPGDTLSTTSEVIGLKQTSAGDAGIVYVRSIGRNQHGEIVLSYARWVLVRKRTPGTPAHAEQVPELPKAVLPEELGEGCPPLDLAAYDDALAGSPFRWGDYAAGERIDHVDGMTVEEAEHQIATRLYQNTAKVHFDGHGARSTRFGKRLIYGGHVISLARALSFNGLGNAFHIAALNGGRHVAPLFAGDTVFAWSEVLEVAELPGREDVGALRLRLVATKNRPCADHPLKAGEGYDTDVILDLDYWALLPR